A region from the Simiduia sp. 21SJ11W-1 genome encodes:
- a CDS encoding DUF4212 domain-containing protein yields MAFQSKADQVAYWKANLKLMLALLLIWFSVSFGCGILLADTLNQFQFFGFKLGFWFAQQGAIYTFVVLIFVYVRAMNALDKKFNVQED; encoded by the coding sequence ATGGCATTTCAATCCAAGGCCGACCAGGTTGCCTACTGGAAGGCGAATCTCAAACTCATGTTGGCACTGCTGCTGATTTGGTTCAGCGTCTCCTTCGGATGCGGCATTTTACTGGCCGACACCTTAAATCAATTTCAATTTTTTGGATTCAAACTGGGTTTCTGGTTTGCCCAGCAAGGGGCCATTTACACCTTCGTGGTGCTGATTTTTGTGTACGTTCGCGCCATGAACGCGCTCGATAAAAAATTTAACGTACAGGAAGACTGA
- a CDS encoding sodium:solute symporter family protein, which yields MDIQSWTFLLVGLSFALYIGIAVWARAGSTNDFYVAGGGVHPVANGMATAADWMSAASFISMAGLISFMGYDGGVYLMGWTGGYVLLALCLAPYLRKFGKFTVPDFIGDRYYSQTARTVAVFCAIFVSFTYVAGQMRGVGVVFSRFLEVEIFWGVIIGMGIVFFYAVLGGMKGITYTQVAQYCVMIFAYMVPAVFISIMMTGHVFPQLGFGAELLTEPGVYMLEKLDGLSQELGFAAYTDGSKSTADVFFITAALMVGTAGLPHVIVRFFTVPKVRDARKSAGWALLFIAVLYTTAPAVAGFARVNMIETINGVDGQGTPHAEAPSWITNWEQTGLISWTDKNDDGRMFYAADERNEMAVDRDIMVLANPEIANLPAWVIALVAAGGVAAALSTSAGLLLVISTSVSHDLLKRNLMPDITDKQELFYARLAAGIGVCIAGYLGINPPGFVAQVVAFAFGLAASSFFPAIILGIFYKPMNSQGAIAGMVTGITFTAAYIIYFKFIAPQYNAPQHWWFGISPEGIGTLGMLLNFTVALAVNRITPPAPAHIQELVETIRYPQGAGDATHQ from the coding sequence ATGGACATTCAAAGCTGGACATTTTTATTGGTGGGCCTGTCGTTTGCGCTGTATATCGGCATTGCAGTGTGGGCCCGTGCAGGTTCCACCAACGATTTTTACGTAGCCGGTGGCGGCGTACACCCGGTGGCCAACGGCATGGCCACCGCGGCAGACTGGATGAGCGCCGCATCGTTTATTTCAATGGCCGGGCTTATTTCCTTCATGGGCTATGACGGCGGTGTGTACCTCATGGGTTGGACCGGCGGCTATGTGCTGCTGGCACTGTGCCTTGCCCCTTACCTACGAAAATTCGGCAAATTTACCGTGCCGGATTTTATTGGTGATCGCTACTACTCACAAACCGCACGCACCGTGGCAGTTTTTTGCGCGATTTTTGTATCGTTTACTTATGTTGCCGGCCAAATGCGCGGCGTGGGTGTGGTGTTTTCCCGTTTTTTGGAAGTAGAAATTTTTTGGGGTGTGATCATCGGCATGGGCATTGTATTTTTCTACGCTGTGCTCGGCGGGATGAAAGGCATCACCTACACCCAAGTTGCCCAGTACTGCGTGATGATTTTCGCCTACATGGTGCCGGCGGTTTTTATCTCCATCATGATGACCGGCCACGTGTTCCCGCAATTGGGTTTTGGCGCTGAACTGCTCACCGAGCCCGGCGTTTACATGCTTGAAAAGCTCGATGGCCTTAGCCAAGAGCTGGGCTTTGCCGCCTACACAGATGGCAGCAAAAGTACTGCGGATGTCTTTTTTATTACCGCAGCGCTGATGGTGGGTACCGCCGGCCTGCCCCATGTGATTGTGCGTTTTTTTACGGTACCCAAAGTGCGCGACGCCCGAAAATCTGCCGGCTGGGCATTGCTGTTTATTGCCGTGCTCTACACCACGGCGCCCGCCGTGGCAGGCTTTGCACGGGTCAACATGATTGAAACCATCAACGGTGTAGATGGCCAGGGCACCCCGCACGCCGAGGCACCCAGCTGGATCACCAACTGGGAGCAAACCGGCCTGATTAGCTGGACCGACAAAAACGACGACGGGCGCATGTTTTACGCCGCCGACGAGCGCAACGAAATGGCGGTAGATCGCGATATTATGGTGCTTGCCAACCCTGAAATCGCAAACCTGCCCGCCTGGGTCATTGCCTTGGTGGCGGCAGGCGGGGTGGCGGCTGCGCTATCAACGTCTGCAGGCCTGTTGCTGGTAATTTCCACCTCGGTTTCGCACGATTTGTTAAAGCGCAACCTGATGCCTGATATTACCGATAAACAGGAGTTGTTTTACGCGCGGCTGGCGGCGGGCATCGGCGTATGTATTGCAGGATACTTAGGCATAAATCCGCCAGGTTTTGTGGCGCAGGTGGTGGCATTTGCCTTCGGGCTTGCGGCTTCGAGCTTCTTCCCGGCCATTATTCTGGGCATTTTTTACAAACCCATGAACAGCCAAGGCGCCATTGCCGGCATGGTGACCGGCATTACCTTTACGGCGGCGTACATCATTTACTTTAAGTTCATTGCACCGCAATACAATGCCCCGCAACATTGGTGGTTTGGTATCTCGCCCGAGGGCATAGGCACACTGGGCATGCTCTTGAACTTCACCGTGGCGCTGGCAGTTAACCGCATAACGCCACCTGCACCTGCTCACATCCAGGAGCTGGTAGAGACCATTCGCTACCCGCAAGGTGCCGGGGATGCAACGCACCAATGA
- a CDS encoding ATP-dependent zinc protease encodes MMFKGVRQLCLGLVCTLGATQLLAEAPTRAPKMVVGWLESVQLLPADMRIKAKLDTGAKTSSLHAKNIEYFKKDGKTWVRFDFTDTNLDTKKKETHRLEGPLTREVVIKRHGAKNITRPVVAMNFCLYHQVYRTEFSLANRSKFNYSVLLGRSFLSKVALVDSSEIFLSRPACEGNNFIQDALE; translated from the coding sequence ATGATGTTTAAAGGTGTAAGGCAGCTGTGTTTGGGCTTGGTGTGCACACTCGGGGCAACCCAGCTATTAGCGGAGGCACCCACCCGTGCGCCCAAAATGGTGGTGGGTTGGCTGGAATCTGTGCAGTTGCTGCCTGCTGACATGCGCATTAAAGCCAAACTGGACACAGGTGCCAAAACGTCGTCTTTACATGCGAAGAACATCGAGTACTTTAAAAAAGATGGCAAAACCTGGGTACGTTTTGATTTTACCGACACCAACCTGGATACCAAAAAGAAAGAGACTCACCGCCTTGAAGGGCCGTTGACGCGTGAAGTGGTGATTAAACGCCACGGAGCCAAAAATATCACCCGGCCAGTGGTTGCCATGAACTTTTGCCTATACCACCAGGTGTACCGCACGGAGTTTAGCCTTGCCAATCGCAGCAAATTCAATTACTCAGTACTGCTTGGGCGCTCGTTCCTTTCCAAAGTTGCATTGGTTGATTCCTCGGAAATCTTTTTGAGCCGCCCGGCGTGCGAGGGTAATAATTTTATTCAGGATGCACTTGAATAA
- a CDS encoding DUF748 domain-containing protein, whose translation MPAPRRYRLSRLILKIYGLYLLITIGVVMPLLNAALKPLYLGQTGRELTYQLVGFNPFTLGLFGYGLADHNPDGSLLWGVQNLQLNPSLVASARYGAIGIDEVRLMGLEVHLEQTHAHGFNFSDILTHRKTLAPETPPQAEDAQAPFTLPRLWIGEFELDARQLAFTDSARNKPFTTGLKDFHFILNDFSTLNPEGDGYKLKATSAQGGQIEWRGDIATTQAKTWGEFSLSHFSLIPLWQFMEPQLNFALHQGELNLRGHYEFDWSDGVQWRIKNTQIAVDHLNLTQQQNIARGLPPSTLRWDSLNIQIVGINSKDRQADVATVALSGLNIRSGHSGARVGLADTFALKNQKAAQDEPQYSGTPAQPINPWQLNIGEAQLRAASTLWRVPELDDRDVKLSPINLTLKGFNLGKAPANFTASLSIDDTATLTSAGQLTLQDQSLTVNSSLENLPLAWANPLVDNQLLAKISTGHLALSNQLVIAQGTLTQARAGFTISDLLITDHKQLPLASAESIALDELVFNAKENHLAANRLSVNKLSGALQINADGTTNIQALLKAQPRQPTQAQPQPTLPAHKPLQWQLNEVLVQQAQVDFTDQTPLSTFSTRIQSLDGKITHISSEANTPWVVDLKGNVDGYAPVDLRGSARPLLREPAMDMALNFTAMDLAVFNPYSTTFTGWHIEKGLLSVHLQYQLQDARIVGANQVILDQLTLGERVDSHRLLDIPLRLALALLTDEQGVADLSVPVKGTTDDPNFSLAEVIWSALRNSIMKLVTAPFNLLASLVGSEEDLGEISFAPLSSELSPAAKAKLHTLSKALELRPQLQLEISGDINHRLESNALKQQQLNEHLLAAGLTQADIDKHTAQWRRAAYARLKLSPSGTEPDAPALQAQLLAQIPEPTAALQALKQARALNTKQYLVQALAMDPTQLFTKSDAGKCPRNDRCNKARAVFGVAPGR comes from the coding sequence ATGCCCGCCCCACGCCGTTACAGGCTTAGCCGCCTGATCCTGAAAATTTACGGCCTGTATCTGTTGATAACTATTGGCGTGGTGATGCCGCTGTTAAATGCCGCACTAAAACCCTTATACCTTGGTCAAACCGGCAGGGAGTTAACTTATCAACTGGTGGGTTTTAACCCTTTTACGTTGGGGCTTTTCGGCTATGGCCTGGCTGATCACAACCCAGACGGGAGCCTGCTGTGGGGAGTGCAAAACCTGCAGCTCAATCCGTCGCTGGTAGCCAGCGCCCGCTACGGCGCCATAGGTATCGATGAAGTAAGGCTTATGGGCCTTGAGGTGCACCTGGAGCAAACCCACGCCCATGGGTTTAACTTTTCAGACATACTCACCCACCGTAAAACCCTGGCACCGGAAACGCCACCGCAAGCTGAGGATGCGCAAGCCCCCTTCACCTTGCCGCGCCTGTGGATTGGTGAATTTGAGCTAGATGCCCGGCAACTCGCCTTTACCGACAGTGCCCGCAACAAGCCGTTTACCACAGGCCTTAAGGATTTCCATTTTATACTGAACGACTTCTCAACCCTTAACCCCGAGGGCGATGGCTATAAGCTCAAGGCCACCAGCGCCCAGGGCGGCCAAATTGAATGGCGTGGTGATATTGCCACCACGCAGGCAAAAACCTGGGGCGAGTTTTCGCTGAGCCACTTCTCGCTCATCCCCCTGTGGCAATTTATGGAGCCGCAATTGAACTTTGCCTTGCACCAAGGTGAACTCAATTTACGCGGCCACTACGAATTCGACTGGTCTGACGGCGTGCAATGGCGCATTAAAAATACGCAAATCGCAGTAGATCACCTAAACCTGACCCAGCAACAAAACATCGCCCGTGGGCTGCCGCCCAGCACCTTACGTTGGGATTCACTTAACATCCAAATCGTGGGTATCAACAGCAAAGACCGGCAAGCCGATGTCGCAACCGTTGCGCTGTCTGGCTTGAATATACGCAGCGGCCACAGTGGCGCGCGCGTTGGGCTCGCGGATACGTTTGCGCTTAAAAACCAAAAAGCGGCGCAAGATGAGCCGCAATATTCAGGCACACCGGCACAGCCAATCAACCCTTGGCAGCTTAATATTGGCGAGGCGCAACTACGGGCGGCTAGCACACTCTGGCGCGTGCCTGAGCTAGATGATCGCGATGTTAAACTAAGCCCCATCAACCTGACGCTCAAGGGCTTTAATCTGGGCAAGGCGCCGGCCAATTTCACTGCAAGCCTGAGCATTGATGACACAGCGACACTTACAAGCGCTGGCCAGCTGACACTGCAAGATCAATCACTCACGGTAAACTCAAGCCTTGAAAACCTGCCGCTGGCATGGGCCAACCCACTAGTAGACAACCAATTGCTGGCAAAAATATCAACTGGCCATCTTGCGCTTAGCAATCAACTGGTTATTGCACAAGGCACACTTACCCAAGCCCGGGCGGGTTTTACAATTAGCGACCTGTTAATTACAGACCACAAGCAGCTACCACTGGCCAGCGCTGAATCTATTGCGCTGGATGAATTAGTGTTTAATGCCAAAGAAAATCATCTTGCCGCCAATCGATTAAGCGTTAATAAACTGTCAGGCGCTCTGCAAATCAATGCCGATGGCACTACCAACATCCAAGCGCTGCTAAAAGCTCAGCCTCGGCAACCAACGCAAGCGCAGCCGCAACCAACGCTGCCAGCCCATAAGCCGCTGCAGTGGCAACTCAATGAAGTGCTTGTGCAGCAGGCACAGGTTGATTTTACCGACCAAACGCCCCTTTCAACCTTTAGCACCCGCATACAATCTTTGGATGGCAAAATTACCCACATCAGCAGTGAGGCCAATACACCTTGGGTGGTTGATCTAAAAGGCAATGTGGATGGCTATGCGCCGGTAGATTTGCGCGGCAGTGCACGCCCGCTGCTAAGGGAACCGGCCATGGACATGGCGCTCAATTTTACCGCCATGGATTTAGCCGTGTTTAACCCCTACTCCACTACCTTTACCGGCTGGCACATTGAAAAGGGGTTGCTGTCTGTGCACTTACAATACCAGCTACAAGACGCGCGCATAGTGGGTGCCAATCAGGTAATACTTGATCAACTTACTTTGGGCGAGCGGGTAGATTCGCACAGGCTCCTGGACATTCCCTTGCGGTTGGCGCTTGCACTTTTAACCGATGAACAAGGTGTGGCGGATTTGTCTGTACCGGTGAAAGGCACAACCGACGACCCAAATTTCAGCCTGGCGGAAGTGATTTGGTCGGCGCTGCGCAACAGCATCATGAAGCTTGTAACCGCACCCTTTAACTTGCTTGCATCACTCGTGGGTAGCGAGGAAGACCTGGGTGAAATCTCCTTTGCACCCTTAAGCAGCGAACTGTCGCCTGCGGCCAAGGCCAAGCTCCATACACTCTCTAAAGCGCTGGAGCTGCGGCCACAATTGCAACTGGAGATCAGTGGCGACATCAATCACCGCCTGGAGAGCAACGCACTCAAGCAACAACAACTCAATGAGCATCTGCTGGCCGCGGGGCTTACCCAAGCCGACATAGACAAGCACACCGCGCAATGGCGCAGGGCTGCCTACGCGCGTTTAAAGCTGTCACCTTCAGGCACTGAGCCAGACGCCCCTGCCCTTCAGGCACAACTGCTGGCACAAATACCCGAGCCCACCGCCGCGCTGCAGGCACTTAAACAGGCACGGGCCTTAAACACCAAGCAATATCTTGTACAGGCGCTGGCAATGGATCCCACCCAGCTGTTTACCAAGTCTGACGCGGGCAAGTGCCCGCGCAATGATCGCTGCAACAAGGCGCGGGCGGTGTTTGGTGTTGCGCCCGGGCGCTAG
- a CDS encoding M28 family metallopeptidase: MTICKGLVLATAAILLAACGQATDERKAPEAAPASIDRQAQLTQFNEDLHKHVAVLASDEFEGRAPATLGEEKTVSYLADEFAKLGLVPGNNDSWFQEVPVVSATLTNKPSLEITGLESPLRFTQGEDLMVWSKRETPTVSLESSQLVFAGYGIVAPEYEWNDYQGLDVKGKTVVVLVNDPGYATQNAELFNGNAMTYYGRWTYKYEEAARQGAAGVLIVHETGAAGYPWEVVTGSWSGDQISLATENKGAARVAVEGWISSDAASALFEAAGQDFEALKAAAGRADFAPVALDAQASTSLELTHKYSQSRNVLAMIPGHKRSDEVVVYMAHWDHLGKKPGADGQDVIFNGAVDNATGTSALLALARSFMAVEASLERSILFVAVTAEESGLLGSAYYSQNPVFKPYKTVGGINMDAMNVNGPMDDVVVIGYGASQMQDLLAEAAAKQNRKLVREPTPEKGYFYRSDHFNLSKVGVPVIYAEGGQEHREHGREYGVEQSADYGKHRYHKPADEYDANWDLRGAAEDTQLYFDVGLALATSDIYPRWAPMNEFQGVRQASVEACLAAGERRCPPKAAK, translated from the coding sequence ATGACTATTTGTAAAGGTTTGGTCTTGGCCACTGCAGCCATACTGCTTGCGGCCTGTGGCCAGGCCACGGACGAGCGCAAGGCGCCTGAAGCGGCGCCGGCCAGTATTGATCGCCAGGCGCAACTCACCCAGTTTAACGAAGATCTGCACAAGCACGTGGCGGTATTGGCCTCAGATGAATTTGAGGGCAGGGCGCCGGCCACCCTGGGTGAAGAGAAAACCGTTAGCTACCTGGCTGATGAATTTGCCAAGTTGGGGCTGGTGCCCGGTAATAACGACAGCTGGTTTCAGGAAGTGCCTGTGGTCAGTGCCACCCTTACCAACAAACCAAGCCTTGAGATAACAGGCCTTGAGAGCCCGCTGCGATTTACCCAGGGCGAAGATCTGATGGTTTGGAGCAAGCGCGAAACGCCCACTGTGTCGCTTGAGAGCAGCCAGCTGGTATTTGCAGGCTACGGCATAGTGGCACCGGAGTATGAGTGGAACGATTATCAGGGCCTGGATGTAAAGGGCAAAACCGTGGTGGTGTTGGTTAACGACCCGGGTTATGCCACCCAGAATGCCGAGCTGTTCAACGGCAATGCCATGACCTACTACGGCCGTTGGACCTACAAATACGAAGAGGCCGCGCGCCAAGGTGCCGCCGGCGTGTTGATTGTGCATGAAACAGGTGCCGCCGGTTACCCCTGGGAAGTGGTTACCGGCAGCTGGTCTGGCGATCAGATCAGCCTGGCCACAGAAAATAAAGGTGCTGCCCGTGTAGCGGTAGAAGGCTGGATAAGCAGCGATGCCGCCAGTGCCTTGTTTGAAGCCGCAGGCCAGGATTTTGAGGCGCTCAAAGCAGCCGCTGGCCGCGCTGATTTCGCCCCGGTAGCGCTTGATGCCCAAGCGTCAACCAGCCTTGAGCTTACCCACAAGTATTCACAAAGCCGCAATGTGCTGGCCATGATTCCCGGCCACAAGCGCTCGGATGAGGTAGTGGTATACATGGCGCACTGGGATCACCTGGGCAAAAAGCCGGGTGCCGACGGGCAAGATGTGATTTTCAACGGCGCAGTAGATAACGCCACCGGCACCAGTGCATTGCTGGCCTTGGCGCGCAGCTTCATGGCGGTGGAAGCAAGCCTTGAGCGCAGCATATTGTTTGTGGCGGTTACCGCCGAAGAATCCGGCCTGCTGGGCTCGGCCTACTACAGCCAGAATCCCGTGTTCAAACCCTACAAAACTGTGGGCGGTATCAACATGGATGCCATGAACGTCAATGGCCCAATGGACGACGTAGTAGTGATTGGCTATGGCGCCAGCCAAATGCAGGATCTACTTGCCGAGGCCGCCGCTAAACAGAACCGTAAACTGGTGCGCGAACCCACACCCGAGAAGGGCTACTTCTACCGCTCGGACCACTTTAATCTTTCCAAAGTGGGTGTGCCTGTAATCTATGCCGAGGGTGGCCAAGAGCACCGCGAACACGGGCGCGAGTACGGCGTGGAGCAATCGGCTGATTACGGCAAGCACCGCTATCACAAGCCCGCAGACGAGTACGACGCCAACTGGGACCTGCGCGGTGCCGCCGAAGACACCCAGCTTTATTTTGACGTAGGCCTGGCCTTGGCCACCAGCGATATCTACCCCCGCTGGGCACCCATGAACGAGTTCCAGGGTGTTCGCCAAGCCTCGGTTGAGGCATGCTTGGCGGCCGGCGAGCGTCGCTGCCCGCCGAAAGCGGCAAAGTGA
- a CDS encoding glycerol-3-phosphate dehydrogenase/oxidase, whose translation MLQNRNDNWANICQPGQQWDLVVVGGGITGAGIAQTAARRGLKVLLVEQRDFAWGTSSRSSKMVHGGLRYLAQGDFSLTRESLTEREFLLGALPGLIERMSYYYVLGPKAPPRFAVKLLLRLYDWLAGITNHWHVPANQLGLEMPGFNRLIHSGAYHYTDAITDDSRLVQRMIAEAQHLGAVCINYCKAEQLLKHDGRVCGVQLVNKVSLQTAEVHALAVVNATGAWADRLRNEVNLERRVRPQRGSHILVSQKRLRVTGALTLMHPLDGRYHFIYPWAGKTVIGTTDLDHSEDLDIEAHITEQEVDYLLMAANTAFPGARLMREDIISTWSGVRPIIGSEKSKDPSKERRDHAVWSDQGLITVSGGKLTTFRVIAEDVLNAVAESLPGTQSGRFTRKPEVPFVRATSVTPMTLLEQGCELACEYLARYGDAASDIVQQSHAQGRADELIPISDTRYSFADCRWALRHEQVQHLDDLMLRRTTLGLLLPNGGEAIMEPVRELCIEELGWSDSQWHTEYARYTEIYRRYYSLPVAIQAQKSPSAAASA comes from the coding sequence ATGTTGCAAAATCGCAACGATAACTGGGCAAACATTTGCCAGCCGGGCCAGCAGTGGGACTTGGTTGTGGTGGGCGGTGGCATTACCGGTGCCGGTATTGCGCAGACTGCTGCACGCCGGGGCCTGAAGGTGCTGCTGGTTGAGCAGCGCGATTTTGCCTGGGGTACCTCAAGCCGTTCATCGAAAATGGTGCATGGTGGGCTCAGGTATTTGGCCCAAGGCGATTTCAGCTTAACCCGTGAATCCTTAACCGAGCGTGAGTTTTTACTGGGCGCATTACCGGGCCTCATCGAACGGATGAGTTATTACTACGTACTGGGTCCGAAAGCGCCACCGCGTTTTGCCGTTAAATTGTTGCTACGTCTATACGATTGGCTGGCCGGCATTACCAACCACTGGCATGTGCCCGCTAATCAGCTCGGCCTCGAAATGCCCGGTTTTAACCGTTTAATTCATAGCGGTGCCTACCATTATACTGATGCCATTACTGACGACAGCCGCTTGGTACAGCGCATGATTGCCGAGGCGCAGCACCTGGGCGCTGTGTGTATTAATTACTGCAAGGCCGAGCAACTGTTAAAGCACGATGGCCGGGTGTGCGGCGTGCAACTGGTTAATAAGGTCAGCTTGCAAACCGCAGAAGTACACGCCTTGGCCGTTGTAAACGCCACCGGCGCCTGGGCAGACAGGCTGCGCAATGAAGTGAATTTGGAGCGCCGCGTGCGCCCGCAGCGCGGCAGTCATATTCTGGTGAGTCAAAAACGTTTGCGGGTTACCGGCGCGCTCACATTGATGCATCCGCTAGATGGTCGCTACCACTTTATCTACCCCTGGGCCGGTAAAACCGTGATCGGCACAACCGACCTGGATCACTCAGAAGATCTTGATATAGAAGCGCACATTACCGAGCAGGAAGTGGATTACCTGCTCATGGCGGCCAATACGGCCTTCCCCGGTGCGCGCTTGATGCGTGAAGACATTATTTCAACCTGGTCTGGCGTGCGCCCGATCATCGGGTCAGAAAAATCCAAAGATCCGTCTAAAGAGCGTCGCGATCATGCGGTATGGTCTGATCAGGGGTTGATTACCGTCAGTGGCGGCAAGTTAACCACCTTCCGCGTGATTGCCGAAGATGTGCTGAACGCTGTGGCCGAATCCCTGCCGGGCACGCAATCAGGCCGATTTACCCGCAAGCCCGAGGTGCCTTTTGTGCGCGCCACCAGTGTTACGCCTATGACGTTGCTGGAGCAAGGCTGCGAGCTGGCCTGCGAATACCTTGCACGCTATGGCGATGCAGCATCAGACATCGTGCAGCAAAGCCATGCACAAGGTCGTGCCGATGAACTGATTCCCATCTCCGATACACGCTACAGTTTCGCCGATTGCCGCTGGGCGCTACGCCATGAGCAGGTACAACACCTGGACGATTTAATGTTGCGCCGTACCACCCTGGGGCTACTGCTGCCAAATGGGGGCGAAGCCATTATGGAACCGGTGCGGGAGTTGTGTATTGAAGAGTTGGGCTGGAGCGACAGCCAGTGGCATACCGAGTATGCGCGTTATACTGAAATCTACCGCCGCTACTACAGCCTGCCTGTGGCTATACAGGCTCAAAAAAGTCCTTCAGCTGCTGCAAGTGCTTAA
- a CDS encoding spermidine synthase, producing the protein MPDRTFPNHLLKALAHRKQRALLQTRDEHGDIFVYEQYGKRVLTFDERFEQSAMDLQHPQLPSHRYIRAMLLALALCEPPGRALHLGLGGGALIRAMAAICPACEHTAVELRSSVKLIAEQYFLAPPLLPAGTQLRIHCDDARRFVKTQAARGIAYDMIFSDIYLAGGMDVHQRSERYLADCAQSLSPRGWLVLNYTQLPRFDDPSFKALGMHFNEVLIAGVEAANYVVFAGKQALARPLAALAPQAATLGSQVGIDLMRQFKHLQQLKDFFEPV; encoded by the coding sequence GTGCCTGATCGCACTTTCCCCAATCACCTACTCAAGGCACTTGCCCACCGCAAACAACGGGCGCTTCTGCAAACCCGCGATGAGCACGGCGATATTTTCGTGTATGAACAATACGGCAAGCGGGTGCTCACCTTTGATGAGCGCTTTGAACAAAGCGCCATGGATTTACAGCACCCGCAGCTGCCAAGCCATCGCTACATTCGCGCCATGTTGCTGGCACTGGCACTGTGTGAGCCGCCTGGCCGGGCGCTGCATCTGGGCCTGGGCGGCGGCGCGCTCATCAGAGCCATGGCGGCCATATGCCCCGCGTGCGAGCACACGGCGGTAGAGCTGCGCTCAAGCGTGAAATTAATTGCAGAACAATACTTTCTTGCCCCGCCACTGCTGCCAGCCGGCACACAGCTGCGCATTCATTGCGACGACGCCCGGCGGTTTGTCAAAACCCAGGCCGCCCGTGGCATTGCCTACGATATGATTTTTTCAGATATTTACTTAGCCGGCGGCATGGATGTTCACCAACGTTCAGAACGCTACCTGGCCGATTGCGCTCAATCACTGTCACCCAGGGGCTGGCTGGTATTGAACTACACACAACTGCCGCGCTTTGACGACCCGAGCTTCAAGGCCTTGGGCATGCACTTCAACGAGGTGCTTATTGCCGGCGTGGAGGCGGCAAACTATGTGGTTTTTGCAGGCAAGCAAGCCCTGGCCCGGCCGCTCGCGGCGCTGGCCCCGCAGGCTGCCACGCTGGGCAGTCAGGTTGGCATTGATTTAATGCGCCAGTTTAAGCACTTGCAGCAGCTGAAGGACTTTTTTGAGCCTGTATAG
- a CDS encoding TSUP family transporter, with product MEIEITTLLLLLCVALVAGTVDAIAGGGGLLTVPALLACGMTPAQALATNKLQASFGSFSATVFFWRRGLIRLGPMVFTLLCTFAGSAIGTLLVQQVDTRMMQWLLPIMLIAMSGYFLFSPRMSDTDGAPRLSSMAFALLIGTGCGFYDGFFGPGVGSFYALAFISLAGMSLRRATAHTKLLNFTSNLASLVFFALGGQVVWLVGLVMAVGQFVGGRLGAKLVFAKGAALVKPLLVTLSLTLSAKLLWDLWA from the coding sequence ATGGAAATAGAAATCACCACTTTGCTGTTATTGCTGTGTGTGGCGCTGGTGGCAGGCACAGTGGATGCCATTGCCGGAGGTGGCGGTTTACTTACGGTACCCGCGCTCTTGGCCTGCGGTATGACACCTGCCCAGGCGCTGGCCACCAATAAACTGCAGGCAAGCTTCGGTTCGTTTTCCGCTACCGTGTTCTTCTGGCGCCGTGGCCTCATTCGCCTCGGGCCCATGGTATTTACCTTGCTGTGCACTTTTGCTGGCAGTGCAATCGGTACCCTGTTGGTACAGCAGGTAGATACCCGCATGATGCAGTGGCTATTGCCCATCATGCTCATTGCCATGTCGGGCTACTTTTTGTTTTCACCACGCATGAGTGATACCGATGGCGCGCCCCGGTTATCCTCTATGGCATTCGCGTTGTTAATTGGCACTGGCTGTGGTTTTTACGATGGCTTTTTTGGCCCCGGTGTGGGTTCATTTTATGCGTTGGCTTTTATTAGCCTAGCGGGCATGAGCTTGCGCCGGGCCACGGCCCATACCAAATTGTTAAATTTCACCTCTAATCTGGCCTCACTCGTATTTTTTGCCTTGGGCGGGCAGGTGGTTTGGCTGGTGGGGCTCGTGATGGCCGTGGGCCAGTTTGTGGGTGGGCGGCTTGGTGCAAAACTTGTGTTTGCAAAAGGTGCGGCGCTGGTGAAACCCTTGTTAGTCACGCTTTCGCTCACCTTATCAGCCAAGTTGTTGTGGGATTTGTGGGCCTAA